Genomic segment of Mucilaginibacter sabulilitoris:
ATTTGTAAGACTGCGTGGTAGTGAAATCTGTATTTGGCAACATAATTGAAGTGGTTTTTTAACAAAAGTAGCAAGTTAATTGTTAGGTGGATATTAAATTCAAAACTAACTATTCTTAGTGTTACTTCAACACGGTTTACATAGTGTTTGTTTTACACCAAAAAATTACGAAAATTTTAAAAATATTTGACAATTGTTTTGAAATTTAAAATGATTATTTAATATCTTTGTCTTGTTGGTAATCAAATGAGTGATTTATCATCAATATGTAAATTTAAGTAAAAATATACGAGGTTATGTTTGAGAAACTTTTTTTGCTTGTAAAAGATAACGCCGGGACGGCAGTTGTCAACAATCCGGTAATAGCTGCAAAACATCATGATGCGGTAATGATTGAAGCCTCAAGTTCAATTATTGAGGTTTTAAAAGGCCATATGGAAAATGGTAAGTTGAAAGAACTGGTAAAGTACTTTCAGTCGTCGGGTATTTACAATCATTCTTTAGTGTCGAGCATAGTTAACCGATTTGCCAACCGGTTAAACACTTTTTATCATATTGATCCTGCTCATGCGCTTTCAATTGCAAAAAACCTGATACCTCAGGTGATGCACGAGTTGGTAAAAGCGTCAAAAAGTGAACAGATCAAAGAATTTGGATTAACAAATATGCTTACCAAACTAAATGGTAACCGTGCAGACTTGAGTTTGCTGGTTAACAAATTAATGGTTGCTTAAAAATATTATAATCTACTTGTTAGGCCTGTGAATTGATTAAACAATTTGCAGGCCTTTTTATTTAAGCCGATTATCAAATTGTATATATTTGCCAAATGACTAAAGAACAGATTCAGGATTTAAGGGATAGATTAGTTTCCCTGAGGAGGCATCTTTGACATCGACAAGAAGCTTGAACTATTACAAACAGAACAGGAAATAACAGTAGGCCCTCATTTCTGGGATCATCCCAAAGACGCCGAAAAGGTACTGGCATCCATCAAAACAAAAAAAGTTTGGACAGATGAATTTCAGAAGGTAGCATCGGTAATTGATGATACTGGCGTGCTTTTTGAATTTTACCAGGCCGGTGATGCTACTGAGGCCGAAATGCAGGAGCAGTATAACCAGGCCATTAAGGTGGTTGAAGAACTGGAGTTTAAAAACATGCTCTCGGCCGAAGAAGACCAGTTTAATGCCGTATTGCAAATTACAGCGGGTGCTGGCGGTACCGAAAGCTGCGACTGGGCTGGCATGCTCATGCGTATGTACATTATGTGGGGCGAAAAGAACGGCTATAAGGTTACCGAGCAGGATTATCAGCCCGGTGATGTGGCTGGCGTTAAAACCGTAACCCTGCAATTGGAAGGTGATTTTGCCTACGGCTATTTAAAAGGCGAGAACGGTGTACACCGCCTGGTGAGGGTATCACCTTTTGATGCTAATGCCAAGCGCCATACGTCATTCGCGTCGGTATATGTTTATCCGCTGGTTGATGATACTATTGAGATCGACATTAATCCTGCCGATATCGAGTTTGAAACCTTCCGCTCGGGCGGTGCAGGCGGGCAAAATGTGAACAAGGTAGAAACCGCGGTGCGTTTATATCACAAACCTTCGGGCATTATTATAAAAAACCAGGAGTCGCGCTCGCAATTACAGAATAAGGATAATGCCATCCGCTTATTGAAATCGCAATTGTATGAAATTGAAATGCGCAAACGCATGGAGATCACCAATACCATTGAAGGCAATAAAAAGAAAATAGAATGGGGGTCACAAATCCGCAACTATGTTTTACATCCGTACAAACTGGTGAAAGACTTGCGTACTGACCATGAAACTTCAAATGCGCAAGCGGTACTCGACGGTGAACTCAACGATTTTCTGAAAGCCTACCTGATGGAATTTGGCGGGCCCAAAAGCTAACTCATTTGTAATTAAAAAGATACACGGCGCTGTCAGTTTTGATAGCACCGTTTTTTGTTTCAGATTCAAAATATTGTAGTTTTGGCTCAACCAGCTTTATAACCTAACGTATGAAAATTATTTTATCGGCCCTTATTTTAACTGTTGCAACCACTATGGCTTACAGCCAGGAAAAACCCATCGTACTTTATCCAAACGGTGTACCCAATTCAAAGACTGCACCAGCCGCTTATGTAGAAAATACGAGTAAAGATTTTCATATCAGTAAAGTAACCGATCCTACAATAACCCCTTACTTGCCGGCAAAAGGTACCGCTAACGGAGCTGCTATCGTGGTTTGTCCGGGTGGTAGCTATTCTATATTAGCCTCGGCGCATGAGGGCACTGCCATTGCGCAGGAGTTTAACAAAATAGGAGTAACCGCTTTTGTTTTAAAATACCGCCTGCCCAGTGATGATATTATGAAGGACAAATCCATCGGTCCGCTGCAGGATGCGCAAACCGCTATCATGACGGTACGTAAACGCGCCGTCGAATGGGGTGTTGATCCGAACAGAATAGGTATTATTGGTTTCTCGGCAGGAGGGCACCTGGCCTCAACCGCCGGAACGCATTTTGACAAACCGGTAATTGAAAATAACAACGTCAGCGTACGCCCTGACTTTATGATGCTCATTTACCCGGTAATCACCTTTGGCGAATTTTCACACGTGGGTTCGCGCGAAAACCTGATCGGTAAAACACCATCGGCAGCGCAGGTTGATCTGTACTCCAACGAAAAACAAATTACTGCCAATACACCTCCTACATTTTTGGTACATGCCGAGGACGATAAGACTGTACCGGTGCAAAACAGCCTGATGTTTTATGATAGCCTGCTCAAAAACCATGTAAAAGCCGAAATGCACGTGTTTCAGGAAGGGGGACATGGATTTGGCTTGAACAACTCCAAAAACAAAGGCAAATGGTTTGACTGGGCCGCCAACTGGCTTGATGAAAACGGATTTTTGAAGGGGAAGTAGGATACATTCCAGCCTTACGAAGTTTTTAAAAATTTCGTAAGGCTGTCATTGATAAACTGCTATGAAAGAAATAGACTTCATTGCTGAATTAACATACCTTTCTGCCGAAGATGGGGGGAGATCAACACCTGCTTTTTCGGGCTATCGACCACAAGTTAAGTTTGCTTTTAGCAATATGCAAACTTCAGGACAACAAACATTTTTAAATAAAGATATTGTTTATCCGGGGGAAATGATTCTTGCTAAAATAGCTCTTGCGTCACCTCAATTTTTTGAGAAAAAGCTGTATGTTGGGCTTGATTTTGAATTTAGGGAAGGGGCGAGAATAATAGGGAATGGAAGAATAACCGAAATCTTAAACAGAGATTTGGAAAAATAGTTATGGGAAATATTAAACTTCGTAAGTGCTTTATGAATTTTTAATATATAAAAAAACATACTCCATCCCATCCAACTCATCCATAGCCTCACCAATTTTTATAAAACCTAAGCGGGTTACCAATTGGAGTGACGGTGTGTTGTCAGGCGATATGGATACCGCAAACTTCTGAACACCAAAATTACCTTGCGCCCAGGTCATCATTGCCTTTAATGCTTCGGTTGCGTAGTTAAGCCTTCTGTACCCAGTAAAAATACGATAACCCAGTTCAACCGCATCCCGCACGTAAGTATGCAGGTATTCAGGATCAGGGCGGGTATGAAAACGGATCATCCCTATCATTACTTTCTCCTCCGGCAATATAATGGCCCTTGCCGACCATGGGAAATAATCCGAATCGCTATCCAATTGTTGCTGGCCGTATCTGAAACTGCTGGTATGTTCCAGCAGTTCTTTGGGTATACCGGCGCCAAGCAAATTGCCCGCACTCCGCAGGTTACCGGCCAGGCACGCCTCAATAACATCAGTACTCATGAGGCGAAGTATCAGTCGCGGTGTAATGATATCATCTAAAGGGGTATTCGTCATAAGGGTGGGGGGAGTGTTATTCGAGTATGGCCAGCAGCTCGTTCATTTCGTCAACCTTTTCCATGGCGCCTAAGTTTTCGTAAGCACTGATGAGGTTGCGGATCACCCTTTTAATGATCTCAGTATTGGAGCATGGTTCATAAAACTGCTTATCAAACTTCAGGTTCAGCTGCTTCAGGAACATATCCACATCGCGCCGGCCGAAGATAAACCCCTTGTTAAACGCGTTGATGTAAAATAGAATGTTGCTTTCAAACTCACTTTGCTGGCTTTCGTCAAGGTAGGCTAAAATAAAGTGCTGCGGCAAGTTTACACCATAAACAGGTATATCCAGTTTCTGGGCAATTACAGAGTAAATAATGGCCAATGATATCTGGTTGCCTTTTTTTGTTTCGAGCACCTGGCTCAGATAGCTGTTTTGCGGGTCGAGGTGATTGGATGTGTTGCCGCTAAAACCATATATGTTATAAAACACATGGTTAATCAGCTTTATTTGCTCTTTGGGACTGGCCTCGTGCATCATCTGTATCCAGATGTCGCGTTTAATACCTTCTACCTGGTTAATGATCTTTTGCTCGTCGAGGTCGGGGTATTGGTAGCGGTTAATGATCAGGATGCCCTGTAGCAGGTCAAAAGCCCCGCTCTGGTGCCATAATTTGAGATCATTTTTCAGGGTGCCGAACTGTATTTCGTGTACCAGGTTGGCAATGCGCTCCTGTTGTATGGCGTCAAAAGCCTGCTCAAATGCCGATTCGAGGTAGGCAATGGCCTCTACGCCGTATGACATTAGTTTATCATGCACATGCTCATATATCTCAACGTCGGGGTCGTCGAGCAAGCGGATCAGGGAATTTACTTCAGTGGGATTAATCATACGCCGTAACGCTAAAATACTAAACCTTTATTTATTTTTACAGCGATGTTAAATTTTAGGTTCGTTAAGGATTACCTGTTGCACCGCCTCAGGGCAAAAAACAGGCACGGCTTACACTCTCCATTTGTTTACAAGCTGGTTGATACTGTAATTTACGATTATGCCGGCCAAAAAGTATACCACGAAATTGAAGATATACGCAAAAAGTTACTTGTTGACAATCGCGTGATCACCATAACCGATTTGGGTGCGGGTTCACACCTGAACAATAACCGGCAAAAACAAATAAAGAGCATCGCAGCGAATGCGCTCAAACAACCAAAGCTTGCTCAGTTGCTTTACCGGCTGGCGGCGTATTTTAAACCTCGTAATATTATTGAGCTGGGCACTTGCCTGGGTATAACTACGCTTTACCTGCAAAAGGCGGTGCCAAACGCTAAGGTCTATACCATGGAGGGCTGTCCGCAAACGGCGGGTGTGGCCAGCGAAACTTTTGAGCAGGCAGGTTTAAATAACATCGACCTGATAACCGGTAATTTTGATGACAACCTGCCCGGGGTAATTGATAAGCTTGATAAGCTCGACTTTGTGTTTGTCGACGGTAACCACCAGAAAGATGCTACCCTCAAATATTTTGAATGGTGCCTGCCAAAAGTGCATGAAGGCACCCTGCTCATATTTGATGATATATACTGGAGCGAAGGGATGAAAGAGGCCTGGGCACAGATCAAGGCACATCCGCAGGTTACGGTAACGGTCGACCTGTTTTGGATAGGGCTGGTATTGTTTAAACCTGGCCGGGCCGAAAAGGAGCACTTTCTGATCAGATATTAGTAAGTGGTATGTTATACGTTTGACGTGATACGTTTTTATGCGTACAACGTATTACGTAAAACGTACCACCTCCTCGCCTAAAACGCCTGCCCTAAACCTACATAAAAACCACTTTGACGGGCTTCGCCGGCAACTTTTTGGCCAACGCCGTAATCGGCACGTATACTCAGGCCTTTTTCTATATCAAAAAAGTAACGGAGGCCGCCACCATAGTTCGGTTTAAGTTCGCTGAAGCTGAAATCTTTATTAAATACCTCGCCGGTACCTACAAATCCAACAATACCTATGCGGTCGTTCAGTCGGTAGCGCAGTTCTGTTTGGCCAACGGTAAGGTTGCGGTCGCGGTAACGGCCATTGTAGTATCCGCGCATAATCTCGTCGTTGCCCATAGCCGGGAGTAGGAAAAATGGCGATTGTCCGCCAATCATGCTTTGGTCCTGAATATCTATTCCCAGTACCAATTTTTTAGTGATTAAAAAAAACTGGGTGTACTCTATATTGAAAAAGCCTCCTTTATAATCAAAACCCGATATACCTTTGGTTAGTTGAAGCGACGTGCTGATGAGCGCGCCGCGGGTAGTATAGGTGTTATTGTTACGACTGTCAAAAATAAGACTTGGCCCAACATATATGCTGGTGCCCCCATCCCTGAACTGCACCCGCGGATCTGTATAAAAAATACTTTTAGGCTGGCCGTCGCTAAAACTGTAATGATCGCCGCCCGCAACCAGTCCTACATAAAAATTATCAGCAACCTTTTTTTCGGCGGCAAAGTTTATTTTCAATCTTTTTTGCCCAATACGGTCTTTATTGGCTTTAACGGTGTTGTTGCCTATACCATAAAAATCAAACGGGAAATTGATATAGCCAATGCCGGCGGTATAATGATATTTGTTTTGCGGTGTCCAGTAGCTGGTGCTCAGGCTAAGGCGGTTTTGCCCTTTGGTGGTAATGGTGGCATAGCCAAAAATATTTGATACACGGGTATTGCGACTGGCCGTATCGGTATAAAAAGAATACAAACCTGCGCCGCCTGCTTCCAGGCCTGTTTCGGGCGCCGAACTCAATACAGGCAAGATAACAAAGCTGCTTTTGCGGGTTGTATCTTTATCAAAATACATTTTCCTGATGAATTTGGGCAGCAGGTGAGTTTGCGAAAAAGCAGTTTGTACACTTATAATAATAAGCAGAGTAGTAAGTATTTTTTTCATAGGGTATGTGGTGGCAAATATATGATTTCAAATGTGCAAATGCGCGGGTATGCAAATGTGCGGATTTCAAATGTGCAGATAAAAATCCCGGTTCAGACAAAAATCCACTTATCTACACATTATAAAAATGCCTACTTTTGCACCGAATTTTATTGATATACTATGAGCATCACAAGAGGACCTATTTCGCAGTTTATTGAAAAGAACTATCTGCACTTTAACGCGGCAGCATTAATGGATGCGGCAAAGGGATATGAAACGCACCTTGACGAGGGCGGCAAAATGATGGTTACCCTTGCCGGTGCTATGAGTACGGCAGAACTGGGTATTTCGCTGGCCGAGATGATCCGCCAGGATAAGATAGCCATCATTTCGTGTACCGGCGCCAATCTCGAAGAGGATATTATGAACCTGGTAGCGCACTCGCACTACAAAAGGGTGCCTAATTACCGCGACCTGAGCCCGCAGGAAGAGTGGGACCTGCTTGAAAATCATTATAACCGAGTTACCGATACCTGTATCCCGGAGGAGGAAGCATTCCGCCGTTTGCAAAAACATATCCATAAAATATGGAAAGATGCTGATAACAGCGGTGAGCGTTATTTTCCGCATGAGTACATGTATAAAATATTGCTGAGCGGTGAGTTGGAACAATATTATGAAATTGACCCTAAAAATTCATGGATGCTGGCCGCTGCCGAAAAAAACCTGCCAATTGTTGTACCAGGCTGGGAAGACAGCACCATGGGCAACATTTTTGCATCGTACATAATTAAAGGCGAAATTAAGGCATCTACCATGAAAAGTGGTATTGAATACATGGCCTGGCTTGCCGACTGGTATACCAAAAACTCATCGGGCAAGGGCATTGGCTTTTTCCAGATAGGTGGTGGTATTGCCGGCGACTTCCCGATATGTGTTGTGCCGATGCTTTACCAGGATATGGAGATGCATGATGTTCCGTTCTGGAGCTACTTCTGCCAGATATCCGATTCAACAACTTCTTACGGCTCGTACTCAGGCGCTGTACCTAATGAAAAAATAACCTGGGGCAAACTGGATATACATACGCCTAAGTTTATTGTGGAGAGCGACGCTACAATTGTTGCACCACTGATATTTGCCTGGATATTAAAACAATAATTTAAATTTTCAATAAGTTGACGGTGCAATTGACAATTGAAAAAATTGCGCCGTCAATCAAAAAGCCTGCCTATGTTGTTTAAAGGGCTTTTTGAAGTTATTTAGAACGATTATAAATTATAGGTTACTGTCATTTATGTGTCAGCGATACTGTAATAAATTTTACTTTTGTGCCTGAAATAATCAGATAGAATTACATCTATACAGCGGTTTCAAACATTAATATAAAAATTATTTAGCATAAATACACTTTATGAGAAATTTCTCATTGATTTTTAAACAATTCTCAAGGTCGGTTCTGATCATTGCCGGGTTTGCTTTTTGGGGTTTTTCAAATGCTTATGCACAAGCCGATGTGGCTAAAGGCGAAGCGATCTTCAAAGCCAAATGTACTGCCTGTCATAAAATCGATCAGCAATTAATTGGTCCTGCGCTGGGGCCGCAGCTTACCGAAGAAACGGATGACAAGTACCTAATCCAGTGGATCCAGAACAACCAGGCGTTGATCGCGGCTAAAAATCCTAAGGCCTTAGCTATTTACAACAAGTTTAACCAGGCCGGCATGACGGTATTCACCGAGCTTTCCGACGCTGATGTAACTAATGTTATAGCCTATGCACGCGGCGAGTGGAAAACCATGCAGGAAGAAAAAGCCAAAGGTGGCGGTGCTGGCGGAGCAAACGCTGCGGTTGCAGAAACCGGCCCAAGCAGCATGGTTATCTGGGGGCTGATTGGTGTTATCGTTATCGCGTTCATCGTAATACTGGTATTAAACAGGGTAGTAGCTACTTTAGAGCGCTTGCTGTTAAAAGGTAAAGGTGTTATAATTGAAGACGAAGCTGAACCAACTGCCGAAGAAGCTGCTGCAAAAGCTGCCAAGAAAGACCTGCTTAAACAGATCCTCAAAAATAAGAAACTGGTATTCTTTATTATACTATGTGGTACGATTGCTATGGGCAGCTGGGGCTGGGTTACGTTGTGGAACACCAACGTGCACACCAACTATCAACCGGTACAGCCTATCAAATACTCGCATGAACTGCATGCCGGTACCATGAAAATTGATTGTCAATATTGCCATACCGGTGCATACAAATCAAAAAATGCTTCTATACCATCATTAAACGTATGTATGAACTGCCACAAGGTTGTTAAAACCGAGTCGCCTGAAATACATAAGATATATGACGCGTTAGGGTACGATCCTAAAACACAAAAGTATGACAGCACCGCGGCTAAACCTATCCAATGGATACGCGTTCACAACCTGCCCGATCTGGCTTACTTTAATCACTCACAACACGTAAAAGTTGGCGGTATTAAATGTCAAACCTGCCATGGTCCTATTGAAACCATGAAAGAGGTTAAACAATATTCACCGCTTACCATGAAATGGTGTATACAGTGCCACAAACGTACCGAAGTTAACGGTAAAGGAAACGCTTACTATGATAGCATACTTGCTGCTCACGATAAGATCAAGAAGGGCGAGAAAGTTACTGCCGCGGTATTGGGTGGTATCGAGTGCGGTAAGTGTCACTATTAATAAATAAGAATTTAGCATTACAGTTTATATAGCTTAAATGGACAGCAATAAAAAATACTGGAAAGGTTTAGAAGAACTAAACAGAACACCAGAATTTGTTGAGAAAAATAAAAACGAATTTGCCGAACCAATTCCAATTGAGGAAGTGCTTAGCGGTGATGGTTTATCTGCCAAAACTCCCCGCCGCGACTTTTTAAAGGCGCTTGGCTTTGGTGTTGGCGCGGTAACACTGGCTGCCTGTCAGCGAGTACCCGTACATAAATCAATCCCTTACCTTATAAAGCCAGAAGAGGTTACACCTGGTGTAGCTAACTACTACTCTTCAAGTTATGAGGGACAGGCCATTTTGGTTAAAACACGTGAAGGCCGCCCTATTAAGGTAGAAGGCAACCCTAATGATGTTTTTGCAAAAGGTGGTTTAAGCGCACAGGCACAGGCTTCGGTACTGGACCTGTATGATGTAAACCGTTTAAAAGATCCTAAACTAAACGGCAGCGATGCAGGATGGTCAGAAATTGACGCCTTTGTAATTAAAGAACTTGCCGCTGTTAAAGCTGCAGGCAAAGCCATTCGCCTGGTAACATCAACTGTTCACAGCCCGTCTACCTTAGCGGTTATAGCCGATTTTATTGCGCAGTACCCAACCACTAAACATATCAATTACGACGCGGTATCTTATACAGGTATTATACAGGCCAACCAAAACAGCTTTGGTAAAGCCGTATTGCCTCACTACAATTTTGATAAGGCCGATGTTATAGTAAGCTTCGGGGCCGATTTCCTTGGATCATGGATCTCTGGCGAAGAATTCACCCGTCAGTACGTATCCAACCGTAACAATAAATCGCTTCAAAACAAAAAGATGTCACGTCACATCCAGTTTGAGAGCGGTATGAGCATGACAGGTACCAATGCCGATAACCGTTACCCTGTAAAACCATCAGAAGAAGGTTTGGCAATCATAAGCCTTTACAATGCTATTTCGGGTACTACTTTGCCAGGTTCAAAAAAACTAAGCAGCAAAGCGGTTGATAACGCTATTACCTTAGCAGCAAAAGAATTGGTTGCCGCTAAAGGAAAAGCTTTGGTAGTTGCAGGTTCAAACGATGTGGCTACACAGGTTTTGGTTAACGCTATCAATTCCTTGCTGGGCAGCTACGGTACTACAATTGACCTGGATAACCCATCAAAACAATACGCAGGTAACGATGCCGAGTTTGTTGAGTTTGTAAGCGAAATGACCCGCGGTGATGTAGGGGCTGTATTGTTCCTGAACGTTAATCCTGCTTATGATTACTTTAAAGGCGCTGATTTTAAAGCAGCCCTTAACAAAGTACGTTTAAAAGTATCCTTTGCTGATCATGAAGATGAAACAGCCGGATTATCAAACGTAATAGCGCCAAACCACCATTACCTGGAGTCATGGGGCGATGCTAACGCGCTGGAAGGTTACTACACTGTAGTACAGCCAACCATTAACCCGGTTTACAATACCCGCCAAGCCGAGCATAGCTTATTAGTATGGTCTGCTAACGCGGTTAAAGATTATTACACTTACGTACGTAATGTCTGGAATACCAACCTACTGCCAAAAGGTGGTTTATCTGGCCAAAAAGGCTGGGAAACCTTATTGCAAACTGGTTTTATTCAAACACCTGCCAATACCCCGGGAACTTATACTTTTAGCCGCGACCTGAATGCTGTTGCCCAAACTATTTTAGGCCATAGCAGCTCACTTGCAGCTCCCGAAGGAAAATATGAATTACAGGTTTACCAATCACAAGCTATTGGCGATGGTAAACGTGCCAACAACCCATGGTTGCAGGAGTTGCCAGATCCGGTATCTAAAGTTACCTGGGATAACGTTGCCGCTATATCTGTTGCCGATATCAAGAAATTAAAACTTGAAGAAGGTGATGTAGTTAAAGTAACCGTAAACGGTGTAACTGTTGATGTACCTGTACTGGCTCAGCCAGGCCAGGCTCAGGGCACCATCTCTATAGCGCTTGGTTACGGCCGCACACAGGCTGGTCCGGTAGGTGATAACGTAGGTAAAAACGTTTATCCTTTCTACAGCTTCCGTAATGGAACATTTCAAACCACAGCTGTTGCCTCATTTGAGACTACAAAAATCAAATCGCCGCTTGCGCAAACACAAACGCACCACACTTACGAAGGTCGCAGTATCATCCGCGAAGCCAAGTTCTCTGAATACAAAAAGAACCCGGCTATACACAGCGGTAACGAAGGCGGACACAAAAACTACGATGAGGAAAGCATGTGGGATATTCCAAGCCATGACCGCCCTGTTTATGACTGGGTTATGGCTATCGACCTGAATGCCTGTACTGGTTGCGGTGCCTGTGTGGTTGCCTGTAGCGCAGAAAATAACATACCTGTTGTAGGTAAAGACGAAGTACGCCGCCGCCGCGAAATGCACTGGATACGTATCGACCGCTACTACAGCTACCAGGAAAAAGACGAATCGGTTACTGAAGAGTATGAGATAGCCAAACTGGAAGATGAGGCTTTTGATCATGTAACAGTAGTACATCAGCCAATGCTTTGCCAGCACTGTGACCACGCTCCGTGCGAAACAGTTTGCCCGGTACTGGCTACCGTTCACTCATCAGAAGGTTTAAACCAGATGGCTTATAATCGTTGCGTAGGTACACGTTACTGCGCAAATAACTGCCCTTACAAAGTACGCCGCTTTAACTGGTTCAACTACTGGAACGATTCTCGTTTTGATAACTACCTGAACAATGAGCATACTCAACTGGTGTTAAACCCGGATGTTGTAACCCGTTTCCGTGGGGTAATGGAAAAGTGCTCAATGTGCGTACAACGTATACAAGCAGGTAAACTGAAAGCTAAAATGGAAAAACGTCCTCTTAAGGATGGCGAAATCAAAATGGCTTGTCAGCAAACATGTTCAGCAAACGCTATTGTTTTCGGTAACAGAAATGATCCTAACTCTGAAGTTTCAAAAGCACTGAAGAGCGAAAGAACTTACTACGTGCTTGAAGAGCTGAACGTACAGCCTGGCATTGGTTATCAGACAAAAATTAGAAACGTATCTGAATTAGAGGCTTAAAATTTTTATATACAGAGATTAAAATATATGGCATCTCATAGTGAATCAATAATAAGGGAACCGTTAATAACGGGTAAAAACATTACCTACGGTCAGATTACTGACGATATTTTACGCCCCGTAGAAAATATGCCAGGGAAAGCCTGGTGGATCGGCTTTACTGTAGCTTCATTGGGCGCAATGCTTTGGGTGTTTTCCATCAGCTACACATTCTGGTTCGGTATCGGATCATGGGGGCTAAATAAAACAGTAGGTTGGGCCTGGGATATCACCGGTTTCGTATGGTGGGTAGGTATTGGTCACGCCGGTACGCTTATATCAGCTGTATTGTTACTGTTCCGTCAAAACTGGCGTAACTCCATTAACCGCTCGGCCGAGGCGATGACGATCTTTGCG
This window contains:
- a CDS encoding cytochrome c3 family protein; protein product: MRNFSLIFKQFSRSVLIIAGFAFWGFSNAYAQADVAKGEAIFKAKCTACHKIDQQLIGPALGPQLTEETDDKYLIQWIQNNQALIAAKNPKALAIYNKFNQAGMTVFTELSDADVTNVIAYARGEWKTMQEEKAKGGGAGGANAAVAETGPSSMVIWGLIGVIVIAFIVILVLNRVVATLERLLLKGKGVIIEDEAEPTAEEAAAKAAKKDLLKQILKNKKLVFFIILCGTIAMGSWGWVTLWNTNVHTNYQPVQPIKYSHELHAGTMKIDCQYCHTGAYKSKNASIPSLNVCMNCHKVVKTESPEIHKIYDALGYDPKTQKYDSTAAKPIQWIRVHNLPDLAYFNHSQHVKVGGIKCQTCHGPIETMKEVKQYSPLTMKWCIQCHKRTEVNGKGNAYYDSILAAHDKIKKGEKVTAAVLGGIECGKCHY
- a CDS encoding TAT-variant-translocated molybdopterin oxidoreductase encodes the protein MDSNKKYWKGLEELNRTPEFVEKNKNEFAEPIPIEEVLSGDGLSAKTPRRDFLKALGFGVGAVTLAACQRVPVHKSIPYLIKPEEVTPGVANYYSSSYEGQAILVKTREGRPIKVEGNPNDVFAKGGLSAQAQASVLDLYDVNRLKDPKLNGSDAGWSEIDAFVIKELAAVKAAGKAIRLVTSTVHSPSTLAVIADFIAQYPTTKHINYDAVSYTGIIQANQNSFGKAVLPHYNFDKADVIVSFGADFLGSWISGEEFTRQYVSNRNNKSLQNKKMSRHIQFESGMSMTGTNADNRYPVKPSEEGLAIISLYNAISGTTLPGSKKLSSKAVDNAITLAAKELVAAKGKALVVAGSNDVATQVLVNAINSLLGSYGTTIDLDNPSKQYAGNDAEFVEFVSEMTRGDVGAVLFLNVNPAYDYFKGADFKAALNKVRLKVSFADHEDETAGLSNVIAPNHHYLESWGDANALEGYYTVVQPTINPVYNTRQAEHSLLVWSANAVKDYYTYVRNVWNTNLLPKGGLSGQKGWETLLQTGFIQTPANTPGTYTFSRDLNAVAQTILGHSSSLAAPEGKYELQVYQSQAIGDGKRANNPWLQELPDPVSKVTWDNVAAISVADIKKLKLEEGDVVKVTVNGVTVDVPVLAQPGQAQGTISIALGYGRTQAGPVGDNVGKNVYPFYSFRNGTFQTTAVASFETTKIKSPLAQTQTHHTYEGRSIIREAKFSEYKKNPAIHSGNEGGHKNYDEESMWDIPSHDRPVYDWVMAIDLNACTGCGACVVACSAENNIPVVGKDEVRRRREMHWIRIDRYYSYQEKDESVTEEYEIAKLEDEAFDHVTVVHQPMLCQHCDHAPCETVCPVLATVHSSEGLNQMAYNRCVGTRYCANNCPYKVRRFNWFNYWNDSRFDNYLNNEHTQLVLNPDVVTRFRGVMEKCSMCVQRIQAGKLKAKMEKRPLKDGEIKMACQQTCSANAIVFGNRNDPNSEVSKALKSERTYYVLEELNVQPGIGYQTKIRNVSELEA